In Hirundo rustica isolate bHirRus1 chromosome 2, bHirRus1.pri.v3, whole genome shotgun sequence, one genomic interval encodes:
- the LOC120749434 gene encoding galactosylgalactosylxylosylprotein 3-beta-glucuronosyltransferase 1-like, whose protein sequence is MLRRRNLLTTLLIALPWALLLTLWHQYPTTHYLSLLRKETDENVTSKALLNGTSALREEGFPSCSRQQQSIGATPKIIQNYVYSRPPPWSDTLPTIFVITPTYTRPVQKAELTRLANTFLHVQNLHWVVVEDSPRRTNLVSNLLEKAGLNFTHLNVETPKSLKLGLSWIPSHTPRGTLQRNLGLHWLRDSFSNTAPPEGVVYFADDDNTYSLELFEEMRYTRRVSVWPVAFVGGLRYESPKVSPAGKVVGWKTVFDPNRPFAIDMAGFAISIKLILEKPHASFKLEGVKGGYQETSLLKDLVTMDGLEPKAANCTKVLVWHTRTERPTLVNEGKRGFTDPRVEV, encoded by the exons ATGCTGAGGAGACGTAACCTTCTTACCACGCTCCTGATTGCCTTGCCATGGGCTCTTCTCCTAACCTTGTGGCACCAGTACCCAACCACCCACTACCTCAGCCTGCTGAGAA AAGAGACAGATGAGAACGTGACCTCTAAAGCTCTCCTTAATGGCACATCTGCACTGAGAGAAGAAGGCTTCCCATCATGCAGCCGGCAGCAGCAAAGCATAGGGGCAACGCCTAAAATCATCCAGAATTATGTGTACTCCAGGCCTCCCCCATGGTCAGACACCCTGCCAACCATCTTTGTTATCACCCCGACCTACACCCGGCCAGTGCAAAAAGCTGAGCTGACCCGTCTGGCCAACACCTTCCTGCACGTACAGAACCTGCACTGGGTGGTGGTGGAGGACTCTCCGCGGAGGACCAACCTTGTATCCAACCTGCTGGAGAAGGCTGGGCTCAACTTCACCCACCTCAACGTGGAGACACCCAAGAGCCTGAAGTTGGGTCTGtcctggatcccatcccacaCCCCAAGGGGGACACTACAGAGGAACCTGGGGTTGCACTGGCTGAGGGACAGCTTCAGCAACACCGCACCGCCAGAAGGCGTAGTCTATTTTGCTGATGATGATAACACCTACAGCCTGGAGCTCTTTGAGGAG ATGCGCTACACAAGGCGGGTCTCAGTCTGGCCAGTGGCTTTTGTCGGGGGGCTGCGATATGAATCCCCAAAAGTGAGCCCAGCAGGGAAGGTGGTGGGCTGGAAAACCGTCTTTGACCCTAATCGTCCCTTTGCTATTGACATGGCCGGATTTGCTATCAGCATCAAGTTGATTTTGGAGAAGCCTCATGCCAGTTTCAAGCTGGAGGGAGTTAAAGGAGGCTACCAGGAAACCAGTCTACTGAAGGATTTAGTGACTATGGACGGGCTGGAGCCCAAAGCAGCTAACTGCACAAAG GTGTTGGTCTGGCACACAAGAACTGAGAGGCCCACTCTGGTTAATGAAGGCAAGCGTGGGTTTACAGACCCCAGAGTAGAGGTGTAA